GGAGCTCGGCGACACCCCGCTGATCGGCTTCGCCGGCGCGCCCTTCACCCTCGCGAGCTACCTCGTCGAGGGCGGCCCGTCCCGCAACCACGAGCACACCAAGGCGCTGATGTACGGCGACCCGCAGCTCTGGGCCGACCTGCTCGACCGCCTCGCCGAGATCACCTCCGCCTTCCTGAAGGTGCAGATCGAGGCCGGCGCCTCCGCGATCCAGCTCTTCGACTCCTGGGTGGGCGCCCTCGCCCCCGCCGACTACCGCCGCTCGATCCTCCCGGCCTCCTCGAAGGTCTTCGACGCGGTCGCCGGCTACGGCGTCCCCCGCATCCACTTCGGCGTCGGCACCGGCGAGCTCCTCGGCCTCATGGGCGAGGCGGGCGCGGACGTCGTCGGCGTCGACTGGCGCGTCCCGCTCGACGAGGCCGCCCGCCGCGTCGGCCCCGGCAAGGCGCTCCAGGGCAACCTCGACCCGGCCGTCCTCTTCGCCGCCACCGAGGTCGTCGAGGCCAAGACCGACGAGGTGCTGGCCGCCGCGAAGGACCTGGAGGGCCACGTCTTCAACCTGGGCCACGGCGTGATGCCGTCGATGGACCCGGACGCCCTGACCCGTCTGGTCGAGTACGTGCACACGCGGACGGCCCGCTGAGGCGAGCCGTCCGCGCGGCGGTGCCGGGACGGGGTCAGTACTCGCAGTTGACCGGTGGGTTGCCCGTGGTCACCCGGCACACGTCGAAGCCCGGGCCGCCGTTGGTGGTGCCGTCGCTGACGTCGACCTTGAGGTAGTCGTTGCCGAAGTTCCCGCGGACGATGCCGCCGGCGGCCAGCAGGCCGTCGACGACGAGGTAGTCCGAGTCCTCGTTGCCGTCGAGGACGCCGCTGACCACGACGTCCGACCGCGAGGTGATGTAGTCGCGGCCCAGCCCGCCGGTGACGGTGCCGGCGGTCGGGCCGGTCAGCGCGATGTGGTCACGGCCGCCGAGGCCGTTCACGGTGTGGCCGGGGTCCACCGAGGAGCACTCGATGAAGTCGTCCCCGGCGGTCCCGTTGACCGTCGGGCCCGAGGCGGGGACGCCGTTGACGCGGCAGACCGTCGCCGCGTGGGCGGGCGTCGCGGTGAGGGCGAGCGGGGCGATGACGAGCGAGGCGGCGCAGAGCGCACGCGCGGTGTGTCTGATCATGTGAAGAGTCACGCACGGTGACGAAAAGCGCGCAACCCGTCACCGCGCGTGACTCTGCCGCTCGGGTCATCCGGCCGCCCGAACGGCCGCCACCGCCTTCCGGGCCGCCACCAGCACCGGGTCCCACACCGGGGAGAACGGCGGCGCGTACCCCAGGTCCAGGGCGGTCATCCGCTCCACCGTCATCCCGGCCGTCAGCGCCACCGCCGCGACGTCCACCCGCTTCGCCGCGCCCTCCCGGCCCACGATCTGCACCCCGAGCAGCCGCCCGGTCCGCCGCTCGGCCAGCATCTTCACCGTCATCGGCGCCGCCCCCGGGTAGTAGCCGGCCCGGCTGGTCGACTCCACCGTCACCGCCACGAACCGCAGCCCCACCTCCCGGGCGTCCTTCTCCCGCAGCCCGGTCCTGGCGATCTCCAGGTCGCAGACCTTCGACACCGCCGTCCCCACCACACCGGGGAAGGTCGCGTAGTCGCCGCCCACGTTCGAGCCGATGACCTGCCCCTGCTTGTTGGCGTGGGTGCCCAGCGGCACGTGCCGCTCCCGGCCCGACACCAGGTCCAGGACCTCCACGCAGTCGCCGCCCGCCCACACGTTCCCGTGCCCCCGCACCCGCATCGCCAGGTCGGTCAGCAGGCCGCCGTGCGCGCCGAGCGGCAGCCCCGCCGCCTCCGCCAGCGAGGTCTCCGGCACCACGCCCGTACCGAGCACCACCACGTCCGCCGGGTACTCGTCCGCGTCCGTCGCCACCGCCCGGACCCGGCCGTCGTCACCGGTGAGGATCTTCGTCACCGGCGCCGAGCCGACCGTACGGATCCCCAGTCCGTCCATCGCCCGGTGCACGAGCCGCCCCATGTCCGGGTCGAGCGTCGCCATCGGCTGCTCGCCCCGGTTGAGGACCGTCACCTCGTAGCCCCGGTTCAGCAGCGCCTCGGCCATCTCCACGCCGATGTACCCGGCGCCGACGACCACCGCCCGCCGCCCCGCCGTCCCCGCGAGCGAGTCGAGCAGCGCCTGCCCGTCCTCCAGGGTCTGCACCCCGTGCACGCCCGCCGCGTCGATCCCCGGCACCGCCGGCCGGGCCGGGCGCGCCCCGGTCGCGATCACCAGCTTGTCGAAGCCCGTCCACGCCTCCGTACCGGCCGTCAGGTCCCTGGCCAGAACCCGCTGTCCGGCGAGGTCGATCTCCGTCACCTCGGTCCGGGTCCGCAGGTCGATCCCGCGCGCCCGGTGCTCCTCGGGGGAGCGGGCGATCAGCTCCCCGCGCCCGGTCACGTCCCCGCCGACCCAGTACGGGATGCCACAGGCCGAGTACGAGGAGAACCGGCCCCGCTCGAAGGCCGTGATCTCCAGCTCCTCCGGCCCCTTGAGCCTGCGCGCCTGCGACGCGGCGGACATGCCCGCCGCGTCGCCCCCGATGACCACCAGTCGTTCGCTCATGCGCCCACGCTACGGCGCCGAGCCCTCCTCGTCCGGTGCTCCGGCGGGCTCCTCCTCGGGCAGCGGGAGCCCGGCCGCGTTCGTCCGCGCCCCCTGCCCCGGTACGGCGGCGGGGACGGGTTCCGGCCGGGGCGCCGCGACGGCGGCGCGGGCCCGGCGGCGCGGACGGACGCCCCAGCGCCAGACCGCGTACGCCGCCAGCGCGACCGCCAGCCAGGGCGCGAGCGCGGCGAGCACCACGAGGGTCCAGGCGACCACGGCGACCAGCGCGTTCCAGCCGCCCGACAGGGCGTCGCCGAACGCCGGGCGGCTGTCGTCGGTCACCTCGTCCCCGGCGGCCGGCCGCTCCTGCTGGCTCAGGCTCACCGTGATCGTCGCCAGCGAGGTCCGGTCCTTCAGCGACGCCCGCTGGGCCAGCAGCGCCTCCAGGTCCGCCTGCCGCCGGCTCAGCTCGCCCTCCAGCGTCACGACGTCGGCCAGCCGCTCGGCCCGGTCCATCAGCGTTCGCACCCGGGCCACGCTCGCCCGCTGGGTGGCGATCCGGCTCTCCACGTCCACGACCTGGTCGGTGACGTCCTGCGCCTTCGCCTCGCGCGACAGCAGCTTCCCGGTGCCGGCCAGGTCGGCGAGGACCTGGTCGTAGCGGTCCTGCGGCACCCGCAGCACCAGGGTGGAGTGGTCGTACCGCTCGTCGACGCGCTCGGTGGACTCGGACTCCACCCGGCCGCCCGCCGCCGTCGCCACCGCCCGCACCCGGCCGGCGGTCTCCGCGACCCGCTCGACCTCCACCGACAGCGAGGCCGTGCGGATCAGGTGCTGCACGGCCGGCGCCCGCGTCCCGCCCGGCTTCGTCGCGCCCGGCTTCGCGTCGGCCTCCGCGCCCGAGGAGCCGCCCGTGGTCCCGTCCGCCGCCCCCTTGTGGTCGAGTTTGCCCTGCGCGGCGGCCGCCTTGCCGTCGTTGCCGCCGTCCGCGGAGTCCGCGCCGCAGCCGGCCGTCAGCGCCAGCGAGGCGGCGAGCAGCAGCGCCGCCCCCGCTCTGCCGCGCCGGGACGACCTCTTCGTCCTGTCCGAAACGTGCACCGAGCCCCCCAGGGTCGCCGGAATCGATGCTCCTAGGACGCACGGGACCCGCCGCGGGTTTGCGTTTCCCGGTAGCGATGCGGTCACGTTCCGGCCTCGGAACGGACCGGGCGGGCGATTTGAGAGAGTGGTCCCATGAACGCGGACACCACGGGACCCCACGCCGGACCTCACGCCGTCGTCGTCGGCGGCGGCATCACCGGCCTCGCCGCCGCCCGCCGGCTCCTCGCCGCCGGGGCGCGCGTCACCCTCCTGGAGGCGGGCGACCGGCTGGGCGGCAAGCTCCTCGCGGGGGAGATCGCCGGCGCCCCCGTGGACCTGGGCGCCGAGTCGCTGCTCGCCCGCCGCCCCGAGGCCGTCGCCCTCGCCGAGGCGGTCGGCCTCGGCGACCGGCTCCAGGCCCCCGGCACCACCACCGCCTCCGTCTGGTCCCGGGGCCGGCTCGTCCCGATGCCCAAGGGCCACGTCATGGGCGTCCCCGGCGACGCCGCGGCCGTCGCCGGCCTCCTCTCCGCGGAGGGGCTGCGCGGGATCGGCCGGGACCTGGAGCTGCCGCCCACCGAGCCGGGCGACGACACCGCCATCGGCGCGTACGTCGCCGAGCGCATGGGCCGCGAGGTCGTCGACCGGCTCGTCGAACCGCTCCTCGGCGGCGTCTACGCCGGCGACGCCTACCGCATCTCGATGCGGGCCGCCGTCCCCGCCCTCTTCGAGGCCGCCCGCCGCCACCCCACCCTCACCGCCGCCGTCCGGGCCGTCCAGGCCGCCGGCGCCGCCGTCCCCGCCGACGCGGCGGGCGCGGCCACCGGCCTCGGCGGGTCCGCCTTCGCCGGCCTCGTCGGCGGCATCGGCATCCTCCCCGGCGCCGTCGCCGACGCCGTCCGTGCCGCCGGCGGCACGATCCTCACCGACACCCCCGCGACCGCGCTGCTGCGGGCCGGGACCGGCTGGCGGGTCGTCACCCCGGAGCGGACCCTCGACGCGGACGCCGTGGTCCTCGCCGCCCCCGCGCCGGTCGCCGCCCGCCTCCTCGGCGGTCTCGCCCCCGAGGCCGCCGCGCTCCTCGACGCGATCGCCTACGCCTCCATGGCCCTGGTGACGTTCGCCTTCCGCCGCGCGGACCTGCCGGAGCTGCCCGGCTCCGGCTTCCTCGTGCCGCCGGTCGACGGCCACACCATCAAGGCGTCCACCTTCTCCAGCCAGAAGTGGCGCTGGGTCGGCGAGGCCGCCCCCGAGCTCTTCGTGCTCCGCACCTCGGTCGGCCGGCACGGCGAGGAGAGCTGGCTGCACCGTGACGACGAGGACCTGGTCGCCGCCTCCCTCAAGGACCTGGGCGCCGCCACCGGCCTCGCCGCCCGCCCGGTCGCCACCACCGTCACCCGCTGGACCGGCGGCCTGCCCCAGTACCCCGTCGGCCACCTGGACCGCGTCGCCCGGGCCCGTGCCGCCCTCGCCGGACTGCCCGGACTGCGCCTCGCCGGGGCCGCGTACGACGGTGTCGGCATCCCCGCCTGCGTCGCCTCGGCGCACCGCGCGGCCGACGCCGTCGCGGACGAGATCATCGCCACGTCGGAAACGGGGCACCCCGGTGCGGGGCACTCCTCGTGACGGGCGAGAATAGGCGTATGAGTGCGCCCGAAAAGATCCCGAACGCCGGTAAGAAGGCGAAGGACCTCAACGAGGTCATCCGCTACACCCTGTGGTCCGTCTTCAAGCTGCGCGACGTCCTGCCCGCCGACCGAGCCGGCTACGCCGACGAGGTCCAGGAGCTGTTCGACCAGCTCGCGGCCAAGGACATCACCGTCCGCGGCACGTACGACCTCTCGGGTCTGCGCGCCGACGCCGACGTCATGATCTGGTGGCACGCCGAGACGAGCGACGAGCTCCAGGCGGCGTACAACCTCTTCCGCCGCACGAAGCTGGGCCGCGCCCTGGAGCCGGTCTGGTCGAACATGGCGCTGCACCGCCCGGCCGAGTTCAACAAGTCGCACATCCCGGCGTTCCTCGCCGACGAGACCCCGCGCGACTACGTCTCGGTCTACCCCTTCGTCCGCTCCTACGACTGGTACCTGCTGCCGGACGAGGACCGCCGACGGATGCTCGCCGACCACGGCAAGATGGCCCGCGGCTTCCCGGACGTCCGGGCCAACACGGTCGCCTCCTTCTCGCTCGGCGACTACGAGTGGCTCCTCGCCTTCGAGGCCGACGAGCTGCACCGCATCGTCGACCTGATGCGCCACCTGCGCGCCTCCGAGGCGCGGATGCACGTCCGCGAGGAGGTCCCCTTCTACACCGGCCGCCGCAAGAGCGTCGCGGACCTGGTGGCGGGCCTGGCCTGACGGCCGCCCCACGACCTGGTGGCGCCCCGGCTCCCAGCCGGGGCGTTCGCCCCTCGACCCGGAAGATCAGACGGCCGCCACGCCATGGCCGGCCGCTCCAGCGACACCGGGTCCGGCACCGGGTGCGGCGCGCGCGAGCGCGCCGCACCGGCGTCCCCTCCCCTCAGGGCCCTCCCAGCGCGTCCCGCAGCTCCGGTTCCAGCACCGCCGGCCCCCGGGTGGCGAGCGCCGTGAGCGGATCCTCCGCCGAGAGCCCGGCGAGCAGCCGCTGACCGGCGTGCGAGGCCCACCGCCCGCGCGGGTGCCGGCCGATCGCCCAGCAGAGCCCCGCGGCCGTCAGCGGCAGCGCGAACCCGGCGAGTGCCGGAGCCCTCTCGGCCTCCGCCGCCAGCGGCACGGAGACCGCCGCCAGCGCCGGCGTCAGCAGGAACGCCCCGCGCACCGCCCGCAGCCCGGCCGCGACCTCCCGCCGGCCCGCCCCCGGCACCGCGAGTCCCCGCTCCACCAGACCCTCCTCGATCCGGCGTACGCACGGGGCGGCGGCGACCGCGGGACGCAGCCGGGGCACCGGTGCCTGGCCGTCCGGCCCGATCGCGCCGAGCACCGCCCGCTCCAGCTCGTCCCCGCCGGAGCCGTCGACGACCGTGGCCCAGCCGGTGTGCGCGAGCAGCAGCCGGCGCGCCCGGTGCATCGAGACCAGCGCCAGATCGGTGACCCGGCGCGGCCCGCCCGCGAGGAACGCGGCCTCGCCCAGGGTGAGTTCGGCCTCCCCGGGCGTCCCGGCGCCGGTCCCGCCGGCGGCCACCGCGGCCCGGCAGAGCCGGGCGCAGGCGACGGCGGTCACGGCGCACGCGACGAGGAGCAGCGGGATCCAGACCATGATCGAGTTGTACGGCAGGACCGCCGGCCCCGCCACCCGAACGGCTCAGCCGCCGCCCCCGCCGCAGGAGGAGCCGCCGCCTCCGCCGCACGAGGACGACGACGACCCGCAGGACGACGACGAGGAGCCGCAGGACGAGGAGGAGGAACCGCAGGAGGAGGACGAACAGGACGAGGACGAGCAGGACGAGCCGCCCGATCCGGAGTCCGAGCCCCAGCCGTCCCCGCCGCCCGTGGCCGCGCCCGCGCACCACACGACCACGGCCGCGGCGGCGGTCGCGTCGGAGGAGTGCGTCGACGACCCGGTACGGCTCCGGCCGCCGCGGGACGGACCGCCGGGCCGGGCCGCGTTCCGCAGCCGCTCCCACAGGTCGCGGTCGGGCAGCGCCCGGATCCCGCCGAGGGCGACGGTGTTGGCGCCGCCGTGGCCGTACGCGTTCCGGTAGGCGGCCAGCGCGGCGAGCCCCGCCGTGCTCACCTGGCGGGTGGAGCCGGTGCCGCAGATCAGCGCGGTGAGGAAGCAGACGAAGAAGAGCGGCAGCAGCATCACGAAGAACGGCACGGTGGGCCCGTCCGCCGCGAACTGGACGACGGTCGCCGCGATGCCGACCGGGAACAGCAGCACGGAGCCGACGGCCAGACCGACGCACCAGCGCCGCAGGGCGCGGCGGGGACCCGGCGCGGTCACCAGTCCCCGGTCGGCGAGCGCGTCGCCGATCTCCTGCACCGCCGGGTGGGTCATCACCCCGAGGCGCAACCCGCGCAGGGAGCCGCTCGGGGCGGCCGCGTGGGTGTCGAGCACGGCCCGCTCCACCGGGTCGTGGGCGATCCGGTGGACGACGGCGACCACGCCGGGCCCGCCGATGACGATCCGGCCGTCCAGGTGCATGGCGGCGAGCGCCGTGTCGGCGACCCGGCCGGGGCCGCCGCCGAGGAACGCGGCCTCGTAGACGTCGTGGAGCGGTCCGCCGCCCCCGCCCCGGATGCGGCGGGCCAGCACGAACAGCCGGACGAGCGCGGCCGCGGCGGCGAGGTGGAGCGCCAGGAGGAGCAGGTCCATGACGGTCACCGCCCCCCGAACACGCGCCGGGCGGCACGCGTCACCAGGCCGGGCGGCCGGCTCTCGGTCCGCTCCCGCCACCAGCGGGTCAGCTCCCGCCGGTCGGGACGCTGCCCGTCGAGGAGCAGCCCCTCGACGAAGTCGAGCGCGTCCCGCCGGTAGCTCCCGGGCATGGGCCGTCTGCGGGCGTAGGCCAGGAAGGCGGGCCGGAACTCGTCGCCGAGGATCCTCGGCAGCTCGGGCGCGATCCGCGCCACGACGGAGGCCCGCTTGGCGGCGAGCGCCCGGCTCTGCACGCCGATCCGCCGCACGTCGAAGCCCTCCGGCACCGGGGTCCCCGCGACCAGCGCCGACAGCAGCGCCGCCTGCGCGACCCCGAGCCGCTGCCGCGCGGCCCCGGTCGCCGAGGGCTCGGCTTCGTCGGCGGCCACGGCGGCTCCGGAGGTCCCGGCCGGCGGGCCGGGGCGCGTCAGGACGGCCAGCGGGCCGTCGGACGGGGCCGTGTCCGTGTCCGGGCCGCCGGCCACGGGGGCCCGGCCCGGCTCCGGAGCCGAAGCGGCCGGCCGGGAGGTCGGCATCGGACCGCCCGAGACGCGGGCGCCCGCGCCGATGTGCAGGGCGTCGCCACCCGTGAGGGCGCGGCCGGCGCGCAGGGCGGCGGCGCCGACGCCGTGGCGGGCGGCGAGCGGGCCGGCCGGGGCCGGGCGTGCGGCGCGGCGGGCCGTCGTCACCGTGGTGCGGATCGCGGCGAGTTCGGCGGCCAGCTCGCTCGCCGCCGGGAAGTGGTCGTCGCGCTCCAGGAGGACGCCCGGCGGGGCGACCCGGCCGGCGAGGTCGGCCAGGATGTCCAGGACGGGCGCCGGGACCGGGTGGGCGTGGGTGTCGTGCCAGACCCCGTCCCGCTCGACCCCGCCCGCCACGTGCACGTACGCGATGGCCTCCACCGGCAGTTCGGCGAGGGCCCGCGCCGGGTCCTCGCCCCGGTTGCGGTGGTTGGTGTACAGGTTGGCGACGTCGATGAGGAGCCGTACCCCCGTGCGCTCCACCAGCTCCGCCAGGAAGCGCCCCTCCGACAGCTCCTCGTCCGGCCACGAGAACAGCGCGGCGATGTTCTCCAGCGCCAGCGGCACCGGCAGGGACTCCTGCGCGATGCGCACGTTCTCGCAGAGCACGTCCAGGGCGTCCCGGGTGCGCGGGACCGGCAGCAGGTGCCCGGCCTCCAGCGGCGGGGTCGCCGTCAGCGGGCCGCCGGCCCGGACGAAGGCGATGTGCTCGGTGACGAGCGGCGCCCCCAGCGCCTCCGCCTTCGCGGCGAGCGCGGCCAGCCGCTCGGGGTCGGGGCGGTCCGCACCGCCGAGCCCGAGCGACACCCCGTGCGGTACGACGGTGACGCCGCGCGCCCGCAGCCGGGCGAGCGCGTCGGGCAGATGGCCGGCGCACACGTTCTCCGCGACGACCTCCACCCAGTCGACGGGCAGCTCCCCGACCGCGTCCGCGATCTCGGGACGCCAGCCGATGCCGATGCCGAGTTCCGTCATGTCCCCCTCCTTCGGTCCTCAGTCATCCACGTGATGACCCCGGCGACGCCGGTCGAACCCCGGAGGGAAGAGGTTCAGAGCTTCATTTGAGGTTCCCGGCCACCGGCGCCCCGGGAGCGTCCAGGACGCCCGGGAACGCCGACACCACCGTGGCGCTGCCCGGCGCGATCTCCGTGAACCCCGCGTCGCGGACGACCGGCAGGCCGCTCGCGGCCAGGGCGGGCCAGTCGGCCTCGGCCGCCGTGCGGACGGCGAGCGGGAAGCCGGCCTCCCGCCAGGCCGTACGGGCGGTTTCGTCCAGCGCCCACCACAGGAGCTGGGCGCCGTGCCCGGCCTGCGCCATCGCCTTGCCGGCCGACATCGCGAGCCCCGGGTTGAGCCAGAGCACGGCCGCACCGTCCGGGACGGGCCCGGGCGCGGCCGGGTCGTCGAGGTCGGTGCCGGAGACCTGGAGCCTGGCCAGGTCCTTGGGCCAGCCGTCCAGGGGCACCGGCGGGAAGACCCGTACCTCCGCCCCGGCGCCGGTCACGGTGATGCCGGGCAGGGCCCCGGCGCGCCGCCACTCCGCGCCGCGCGCCCGCCGGACGACCTTGCGGATGCGGGCGTCCTCCCAGTCGGCGACGGCCCGCGCCCACGCGCCCTCGCCGGCCGCCCGCCCGTCGGTCAGGAGCCGGAGCACGGCCCGGGCCGCGGTCTCCAGGGCGTCGGTACGGGCCGGCGGCGCGTCCTTCTCGATGCGCACCACCAGGGGCAGGACGAACTGCGGCTTCTCGTCGCGGGGATCGGCGCTCGGTTCGGTGCTCGGGTCGGTGTCGTGGCTGCTCACCCGGCAAGTCTGCCACCGCGGTCCGACAGCCGGATCTTGTGGCCGGTCCCGACCGCCGGATCTTGTCGCCGGGGCGGCGGCCGGGCGAGGATCGGCGGCATGACGACGTCGGTGAGGGAACGGGAGCCCGTGCGGCTCGCGGGGGTCGGGCGCCGGTACGGCGCGCGCGGCCCGTGGGTGCTGCGCGGGGTCGACCTGCACCTGGCCGCCGGACGGCTCGTCCGGGCCACCGGCGCGAACGGCACCGGCAAGTCGACGCTGCTCCGCCTGGTCGCCGGGGTCGACGCCCCCGCCGAGGGCCGGATCACCGGCCGCCCGTCCCGCACCGCGTACGTCCCCGAGCGCTTCCCGCCCGCCCTGCCGTTCACGGCCCTCGGCTATCTGGTCCACCTCGGCCGCCTCCAGGGCCTCGGCCGCGCCGCGGCCCGGGCCCGGGCGGGGGAGTGGCTGGAACGGTTCGGCGCGGGCGCGTACGCCGGGACCGCCCTGGCCGGCCTGTCCAAGGGCAGCGCGCAGAAGGTGGCCGTCGCCCAGGCGCTGCTCGCCGCGCCCGGCCTCCTGGTCCTCGACGAGGCGTGGACGGGGCTCGACGCCGGGGCCCGCGCGGAGCTCGACCGCGCCGTGCGCGAGCGGGTCGCGGCCGGCGCCACGGTCGTCTTCGTCGACCACGACCCGCGCCGGCTGGCGGGCGAGGCGGACACGACCCTGCGCGTCGAGGGCGGCCGGGTGCGTGCGGAGGCGCACCCGGCCGGTCCCGCCCCGGTGCGGATCGTCGCCTCCGGGGACCGGCCGCTGCCCGACCGCCTCCCCGGCGGGGCCGTCCCGGCCGCGACCGGCGAGGGCACGCTCTTCCGGGTGGACGCCGCCGCCTCCGACGATCTGCTCCGCGTGCTGCTCGACGCCGCCTGGCACGTGCACCGGGTGGAGTCCGGCCGGGCGGGGGAGCGGGCGTGACGGCGCTGCTGCGGTACCACTCGGCCCTGTTCTTCCGCTCCCAGCGGTGGCTCGCCCCGCTGCTCCTGTACGCGGCCCTCGTCGCGGTCGGCGTCCGGCCGGGCGATCCCGTCCTCGGGTCGCTCGGCATCGCGGCGGCGGGTCTGGTGCCGGTCTCCGCCTGGTCGGTGCGGATCTGTCTGACGCAGGAACCGGCCGCCGCCCGCGCCGTGGCCGCCGCGGCCGGCGGCCGGTCCCGCGCGCACCTGGCCGCCCTGCTCACCGGCGCCGGCTGGCCGGTGCTCGCCGGGGCGGTCGCGACGGTCGCGGTGACGGCCACCGGCGACCACGCCGGGACGAGCGGGCCGGACGCCCTGCTCGCCGGGGTCCTGGCCGCCACCGCCTGTGCCCTCACCGGCGGGGCGGTCGGCGCGCTCGCCGCCCGCCCCTTCGTGCGGGCGGCGGGCTGGTCGGTGGCGGCGCTGCTGCTGGGCTCGCTGCTGGTCCTGGTGACCACGGGTTCGCCCGCGAAGCACGCGGTCACCGCCCTGGTCGCCGCCGAGGGGGCGGCGAGCCCGCCGTGGGCCGCCTGCGCCGCCGCCGTCCTCGCCGCCGCGGCGACGGCGGCCGCGTCCTGCCTGGCGGCCGCGCGCCTGGAGTGAGTCCCGTCCGCTCCGGTCCAGGGTGCGCACCGGAGTAGCCTCGGTGTCATGACCACGGAATCCGGCGCTTTCTGCACCCCCGAGCCCGCGCCCCGCCCGCCGAAGGCGGCCGAGGGCCCGTACGCGCGCTGCGTGCTGTGCCTGGAGCCGACCGAGTACGCGGAGTCGGTGAAGGGCGTCGTCCTGTGCCCGGTCTGCGAGTGGCAGGAGGCCCAGCGCACCGCCTGCTCCGGCTGACCCGGGGCGCGCCGCTCAGCCCGCGCGCATCAGCTCGGAGACCTTCACGAAGCGGTAGCCGCGGGCGCGGAGTTCGGGGACGATCCGGCGGATCGCGCGCTCCGTGGCGGGGGCGGCGCTGCGGGTGCAGTGGAGCACCACCAGCGAGCCCGGGCGGACGCCGGAGAGCACCTGCTCCGCCACCGCGTCCGGGTCCTTCGCGAAGGCGTCCCCGCCGACCACGTCCCACTGCACGGCGGTGACCCGCGCCGGGGCGAGCGCGTGCAGCGCCGCGTCGTCGTAGCAGCCCCCGGGGAAGCGGAAGTACGGCACGACGTTGACGGCGCCGGCGTCCCGGAAGGAGTCGAAGGCGCGCTTCACGTCCGCCGCCATGTCCGGCTCGGCGACGGTCGGCAGGCCGTAGCAGGGCTCGGCGAAGGCGTAGTGGCTGTAGGAGTGGTTGGCGATCTCGAAGCGGGGGTCGGTGCCGATGGACCGCGCCTGGTCGGGGTACTCCTCCGCCCAGCGGCCGGTCATGAAGACCGTCGCGTCCACCCGCAGCCGGCGCAGGGTCGCGATGAGCTCCGGGTTGTCGAAGCGCTCGCCGCGCGCCGCCCGGGGGCCCTGGTCGGCGGTCATGTCGGCGTCGAAGGTGAGCGCGACGACCTTCTCGGCACCGCGTCCGGTCCGCCGCTCGTAGACGGGGGTACGGCCCTGGGGCCCGGCCGCCATCGTGGGTGGCGCGGCGGGGGCCGGCCGCGCGTGCTTCGGGCCCGGGGCCGCGGTCGGCTTCGCCGTCGCCGCCGTGGGGGAGGCGCCCGCCGCCGGGGAGGAAACGGTGTCGGCGCCCCCGCCGCAGCCGACGAGAACGGCGCCCAGCAG
The Streptomyces roseofulvus genome window above contains:
- a CDS encoding DUF692 domain-containing protein: MTELGIGIGWRPEIADAVGELPVDWVEVVAENVCAGHLPDALARLRARGVTVVPHGVSLGLGGADRPDPERLAALAAKAEALGAPLVTEHIAFVRAGGPLTATPPLEAGHLLPVPRTRDALDVLCENVRIAQESLPVPLALENIAALFSWPDEELSEGRFLAELVERTGVRLLIDVANLYTNHRNRGEDPARALAELPVEAIAYVHVAGGVERDGVWHDTHAHPVPAPVLDILADLAGRVAPPGVLLERDDHFPAASELAAELAAIRTTVTTARRAARPAPAGPLAARHGVGAAALRAGRALTGGDALHIGAGARVSGGPMPTSRPAASAPEPGRAPVAGGPDTDTAPSDGPLAVLTRPGPPAGTSGAAVAADEAEPSATGAARQRLGVAQAALLSALVAGTPVPEGFDVRRIGVQSRALAAKRASVVARIAPELPRILGDEFRPAFLAYARRRPMPGSYRRDALDFVEGLLLDGQRPDRRELTRWWRERTESRPPGLVTRAARRVFGGR
- a CDS encoding peptidyl-tRNA hydrolase, whose translation is MSSHDTDPSTEPSADPRDEKPQFVLPLVVRIEKDAPPARTDALETAARAVLRLLTDGRAAGEGAWARAVADWEDARIRKVVRRARGAEWRRAGALPGITVTGAGAEVRVFPPVPLDGWPKDLARLQVSGTDLDDPAAPGPVPDGAAVLWLNPGLAMSAGKAMAQAGHGAQLLWWALDETARTAWREAGFPLAVRTAAEADWPALAASGLPVVRDAGFTEIAPGSATVVSAFPGVLDAPGAPVAGNLK
- a CDS encoding ABC transporter ATP-binding protein — encoded protein: MTTSVREREPVRLAGVGRRYGARGPWVLRGVDLHLAAGRLVRATGANGTGKSTLLRLVAGVDAPAEGRITGRPSRTAYVPERFPPALPFTALGYLVHLGRLQGLGRAAARARAGEWLERFGAGAYAGTALAGLSKGSAQKVAVAQALLAAPGLLVLDEAWTGLDAGARAELDRAVRERVAAGATVVFVDHDPRRLAGEADTTLRVEGGRVRAEAHPAGPAPVRIVASGDRPLPDRLPGGAVPAATGEGTLFRVDAAASDDLLRVLLDAAWHVHRVESGRAGERA
- a CDS encoding ABC transporter, whose translation is MTALLRYHSALFFRSQRWLAPLLLYAALVAVGVRPGDPVLGSLGIAAAGLVPVSAWSVRICLTQEPAAARAVAAAAGGRSRAHLAALLTGAGWPVLAGAVATVAVTATGDHAGTSGPDALLAGVLAATACALTGGAVGALAARPFVRAAGWSVAALLLGSLLVLVTTGSPAKHAVTALVAAEGAASPPWAACAAAVLAAAATAAASCLAAARLE
- a CDS encoding polysaccharide deacetylase family protein, yielding MTISVRNVAALGLLGAVLVGCGGGADTVSSPAAGASPTAATAKPTAAPGPKHARPAPAAPPTMAAGPQGRTPVYERRTGRGAEKVVALTFDADMTADQGPRAARGERFDNPELIATLRRLRVDATVFMTGRWAEEYPDQARSIGTDPRFEIANHSYSHYAFAEPCYGLPTVAEPDMAADVKRAFDSFRDAGAVNVVPYFRFPGGCYDDAALHALAPARVTAVQWDVVGGDAFAKDPDAVAEQVLSGVRPGSLVVLHCTRSAAPATERAIRRIVPELRARGYRFVKVSELMRAG